In one Nicotiana sylvestris chromosome 8, ASM39365v2, whole genome shotgun sequence genomic region, the following are encoded:
- the LOC138874999 gene encoding uncharacterized protein — protein MEDSNNSIKENSTEWVEVTHGHGTLVPKESASQLEQKLLKFQEEFYQIRNLASLSFSLTTPDVNTPNAQNPQNIPKPQNHPALHHHCNTCHASNNTPLLSPEPQNSTNDHFHTHHNTPIYMDTMPHSTQPISTTPESDDKDLLIRSLAEELKKLTRRIQGVEGRKGIRGVNYKDLCIQPNVELPEGYKPPKFEMFDGTGDPRVHLRIYCDKMFGVGKDERIRMKLFMRSLKGDALSWLSEVASSVVRLSFEISALTSVLYVNSISCPHLNWIKVFRKAFYLTLLHASDTLPFSNTKLVKLAYVAVV, from the exons ATGGAAGATTCGAACAACTCCataaaggagaactcaactgaatgggtagaggtcactcatggtcatggtactctggttcctaaggaaagtgcatcccagcttgaacaaaaactactgaaattccaagaagagttTTATCAGATTCGGAATCTGGCaagtctgtcattttccctcaccactccggaTGTTAATActccaaatgctcagaacccacaaaatatcccaaagccacaAAATCATCCCGCTcttcaccaccactgcaatacctGCCAtgcttccaacaatactccactgctcagcccagaaccccaaaactccacaaatgaccactttcacacccatcataacacccccatctacatggataccatgccacactccactcaACCCATCTCAaccacacccgagtctgatgataaagacttgctcatcaggagtctggctgaagaactcaagaaattgactagacGGATTCAAGGCGTCGAAGGAAGAAAGGGAATTAGGGGGGTGAACTataaagatctttgcatacagcccaatgttgaactgcccgaggggtacaaacctcctaagttcgagatgtttgatggtacaggggatccaagagtaCATTTGAGAATATACTGTGACAAGATgtttggagtagggaaagacgagagaatccgcatgaagttgttcatgaggagtctgaaaggagatgctctatcttg GCTTTCTGAAGTTGCTTCATCTGTTGTTCGACTAAGTTTCGAAATCTCTGCTTTAACTTCTGTGCTTTATGTGAATTCAATTTCCTGTCCTCATTTGAACTGGATTAAAGTTTTCAGAAAAGCTTTCTACTTGACccttttgcatgcttctgatactctccCCTTTTCTAATACTAAATTGGTGAAACTGGCCTATGTGGCTGTCGTGTGA